In Acipenser ruthenus chromosome 6, fAciRut3.2 maternal haplotype, whole genome shotgun sequence, the following proteins share a genomic window:
- the LOC117411175 gene encoding otoferlin isoform X14 → MKLGKTRLPKEDHKNRDEAAILETEDLDRKAMRLGGGLDPDTISLASVTAVTTNVSNKRSKPDIKMEPSAGRPMDYQVSVTIIEARQLVGLNMDPVVCVEIGDDKKYTSMKESTSCPYYNEYFVFEFHVPPDVMFDKILKLSVIHSKNLLRSGTLVGTFKLDIGTVYSQPEHQFYHKWAILSDPDDITAGVKGYIKCDLAVVGKGDNIKTPHKANETDEDDIEGNLLLPEGVPSERQWARYYIKIYRAEGLPKMNTSIMANMKKAFIGENKDLVDPYVQVLFAGQKGKTSVQKSSYEPIWNEQIIFTEMFPPLCKRMKIQIRDSDKVNDVAIGTHFIDLRKISNDGDKGFLPTLGPAWVNMYGSTRNYTLMDEHQDLNEGLGEGVSFRARLLISIAVEILDTASTEIMSTTEVQVEQVQNISEYVTGKIEEFFLFGAFLEATMVDRKIGDKPISFEVTIGNYGNQIDGVNKPTMHRRKKEGGDGDEEESELLQNSSEDEAEDDGDLVSVSTTPPMKPVITDRNYFHLPYFENKPCIYIKSWWQDQRRRLYNANIMDKIADKLEEGLNDVQEIIKTEKAFPERRLRGVLEELGNGCSRFVTLANKDQNQTGRTKLDRERLKSCMRELENMSTQAKVIRSQVKKNTVKDKLKLIQNFLQKLRFLADEPQHSIPDVYIWMMNNNKRIAYARVPSKDILYSIVDEESGKDCGKVKTVFLKLPGKKGFGPAGWTVQAKTELYLWLGLNKQRKDFLSGLPNGFEENKAVKGPGLQSFPPISLTYIMKQEFQLRVHMYQARSLFAADSSGLSDPFARVFFSTHSQCTEVLNETLCPTWDQLLVFDNVELYGEACELRDDPPIIVIEIYDQDTVGKAEFIGRTFAKPITKMSDEHYGPPRFPPQLEYYQVYRGNCIAGDLLAAFELLQVPYNEEEIRRALLAVNDFAVPEIKIGPAGKADLPPIDGPTDSERGPILPVPMGIRPVLSKYRIEVLFWGLRDLKRVNLAQVDRPRVDIECAGKGVQSALIQNYKKNPNFSTLVKWFEVDLPENELLHPPLNIRVVDCRAFGRYTLVGSHAVGSLRKFIYRPPDKTANNWSTAAKLMSGCLALTNGGPYSRPTGEITVNMEPEPRIKKMETCVKLDSTSDAVVKVDVPEEEKEKKKKKKKGEEIEEEEPDDSMLDWWSKYFASIETLKEQLRAQEAAAAEAEEKEDMEIAAEGTEIKADESPVKGSKGKEKSKDKGKGPKEDKKKKQQQGDMLEKSNKHKIDELHVYNKELEQECDNFEDWLHAFNLYRGKIGDDDDNVTDEERIVGRYKGSLCVYKVPLPEDVTKEVGFDPNFGMFQGIPNNDPVNVLVRVYVVRATDLHPADINGKADPYVVIKLGKTEIKDKENYISKQLNPIFGKSFDIEATFPMESMLTVSVYDWDLVGSDDLIGETKIDLENRYYSKQRATCGIAQSYSIHGYNVWRDPMKPTQILTKLCKEGKVDGPHFGPGGRVKVANRVFLGPTELEDENGLKKQTDEHLALIALQHWEDIPRVGCKLIPEHVETRPLLNPDKPGIEQGRVEMWVDMFPMDMPAPGPAIDISPRKPKNYELRVIIWNTDEVVLEDDAFMTGEKMSDIYVRGWLKGQQEDKQDTDVHYHSLTGEGNFNWRYIFPFDYLLAEEKIVISKKESMFSWDETEYKIPARLTLQVWDADHFSADDFLGAIELDLNRFPRGAKTAKQCSIDMVLNEQELPTISIFKQKRVKGWWPFVARNENDEMELTGKVEAELQLLTAEEAEKSPAGLARNEPEPLEKPNRPNTSLSWMLNPMRIVCILVWRNYKWSLLGFLAALLLLLFIVLVIYSMPGVISEKIFNAGR, encoded by the exons GTTAGTGTTACCATTATTGAGGCACGTCAGCTGGTGGGTTTGAATATGGATCCAGTAGTTTGTGTCGAGATTGGTGATGACAAGAAATACACATCAATGAAGGAATCTACAAGCTGCCCTTACTACAATGAG TACTTTGTTTTTGAGTTCCATGTGCCTCCTGATGTCATGTTCGACAAAATTCTAAAGCTCTCA GTAATACATTCCAAAAACCTCCTGCGCAGCGGCACCTTGGTTGGCACATTCAAGCTTGACATAGGCACTGTCTACTCACAACCTG AACACCAGTTCTACCATAAGTGGGCAATCCTCTCTGACCCTGATGACATCACTGCTGGGGTGAAAGGTTACATAAAGTGTGACCTTGCTGTGGTTGGAAAAGGAGACAACATTAAAACCCCCCACAAAGCCAACGAGACCGATGAGGATGATATAGAAGG GAACCTCCTACTGCCAGAAGGGGTCCCCTCAGAGAGGCAATGGGCCCGCTATTACATCAAGATCTACCGAGCTGAGGGGCTTCCAAAGATGAACACCAGTATTATGGCTAATATGAAGAAAGCTTTTATAGGAGAAAACAAAGACCTGGTGGACCCATACGTGCAAGTTCTATTTGCAGGACAAAAG ggaAAGACATCGGTCCAGAAGAGCAGTTATGAGCCAATATGGAACGAACAAATCATATTCACAGAAATGTTTCCACCTCTCTGTAAGAGAATGAAAATTCAGATACGAGATTCGGACAAAGTAAACGATGTAGCCATAGGAACACATTTTATTGACCTGAGAAAGATTTCCAATGATGGAGACAAAG GTTTTCTTCCAACACTGGGTCCAGCCTGGGTGAACATGTACGGTTCTACCCGCAACTACACCCTGATGGACGAGCACCAGGACCTGAACGAGGGCCTGGGGGAAGGTGTCTCCTTCAGGGCCCGTCTGCTCATCAGCATCGCTGTGGAGATCCTAGACACCGCCTCCACTGAGATCATGAGCACCACTGAGGTCCAGGTGGAGCAGGTCCAGAACATCTCTGAG TATGTCACTGGAAAAATTGAAGAGTTCTTCCTCTTTGGAGCCTTCCTGGAAGCGACCATGGTTGACAGAAAGATTGGAGATAAACCCATCAGTTTCGAAGTTACAATAG GTAACTATGGAAATCAGATCGATGGTGTGAACAAGCCGACTATGCACAGGAGGAAGAAAGAGGGGGGAGACGGTGATGAGGAGGAGTCTGAGCTCCTTCAGAACTCCAGTGAGGATGAGGCTGAAGATGATGGGGACCTGGTGTCTGTCTCCACAACTCCTCCAATGAAACCTGTTATCACTGACAG GAATTATTTCCATTTACCTTATTTTGAAAATAAGCCTTGTATCTACATTAAGAGTTGGTGGCAGGACCAAAGGAGAAGACTCTACAATGCCAATATAATGGACAAAATCGCAGACAAGCTG GAGGAAGGGCTGAATGATGTCCAGGAGATTATAAAAACTGAGAAAGCCTTTCCAGAACGTAGACTACGGGGTGTTTTGGAGGAATTAGGAAACGGCTGCAG CCGTTTTGTGACGCTTGCTAACAAGGACCAGAACCAGACTGGAAGGACAAAGCTAGACAGAGAGAGGCTCAAGTCCTGCATGAGAGAGCTG GAGAACATGTCCACACAGGCAAAGGTCATACGTTCTCAAGTGAAGAAGAACACAGTGAAGGACAAGCTGAAACTGATCCAGAACTTCCTGCAGAAGCTGCGTTTCCTCGCCGACGAG CCTCAACACAGCATCCCTGACGTCTACATCTGGATGATGAATAACAACAAGCGCATTGCCTACGCCCGGGTCCCATCCAAAGACATCCTGTACTCTATTGTGGATGAAGAGTCTGGCAAGGACTGTGGAAAAGTCAAGACTGTCTTTCTGAAG TTGCCTGGTAAGAAAGGCTTTGGTCCTGCGGGCTGGACGGTGCAGGCTAAAACAGAGCTGTACCTCTGGCTTGGTCTCAACAAGCAGCGCAAGGATTTCCTGAGCGGCCTTCCTAATGGCTTCGAGGAGAACAAAGCAGTCAAGGGCCCTGGTTTGCAGTCCTTTCCACCCATCAGCCTAACCTACATCA TGAAGCAGGAGTTCCAGCTAAGAGTGCACATGTACCAGGCCCGCAGCCTTTTTGCAGCAGACAGCAGTGGCCTGTCGGACCCCTTTGCCAGGGTCTTCTTTTCCACACACAGCCAGTGCACTGAG GTCTTAAATGAGACTCTGTGTCCCACTTGGGACCAGCTCCTGGTGTTTGATAATGTAGAACTGTATGGGGAGGCCTGTGAATTAAGGGATGACCCTCCGATCATTGTCATTGAGATCTATGACCAGGACACTGTG GGAAAAGCTGAATTCATTGGCAGGACCTTTGCCAAGCCCATCACAAAGATGTCTGATGAGCACTACGGGCCTCCACGTTTCCCCCCTCAGCTGGAATACTACCAGGTCTACCGGGGGAACTGCATCGCAGGAGACCTGCTAGCAGCGTTCGAGCTCCTCCAG GTTCCTTATAATGAAGAGGAGATTAGAAGAGCTTTACTGGCTGTCAATGATTTTGCTGTGCCAGAGATTAAG ATTGGGCCTGCTGGAAAGGCTGACCTCCCTCCCATTGACGGCCCCACTGATTCAGAGAGAGGTCCCATTCTTCCTGTTCCTATGGGCATCCGGCCGGTCCTGAGCAAATACAGGATTGAG GTGTTGTTCTGGGGTCTGAGAGACCTGAAGAGAGTGAACCTGGCCCAGGTGGACAGACCTCGAGTGGACATTGAGTGTGCGGGGAAGGGGGTCCAGTCAGCTCTCATCCAGAACTACAAGAAAAACCCCAACTTCAGCACCCTTGTCAAGTGGTTTGAAGTT GACCTCCCAGAGAATGAGCTTCTTCACCCTCCTCTGAACATCCGAGTGGTGGACTGCCGTGCCTTTGGGAGGTACACCTTGGTGGGATCACACGCGGTTGGTTCTCTCCGCAAATTCATCTACAGGCCTCCAGACAAGACGGCTAACAACTGGTCCACTGCAG CTAAGCTGATGAGTGGCTGTCTGGCACTGACAAACGGAGGCCCGTACTCTCGTCCCACAGGTGAAATAACTGTGAACATGGAACCCGAGCCTCGTATCAAGAAGATGGAAACATGTGTCAAGCTGGACTCT ACCTCTGATGCTGTTGTTAAAGTTGATGTG CCTGAAGAAgagaaggaaaagaaaaagaagaaaaagaaaggcgAGGAGAttgaggaggaggagcccgatGACAGCATGCTGGACTGGTGGTCCAAATACTTTGCCTCCATTGAGACCTTGAAAGAA CAACTGAGGGCACAAGAAGCAGCTGCTGCTGAAGCAGAAGAGAAGGAAGATATGGAGATAGCAGCAGAGGGTACAG AGATCAAAGCTGATGAATCTCCTGTGAAAGGCTCAAAGGGAAAGGAGAAGAGCAAGGATAAGGGCAAAGGCCCCAAGGAGgacaagaagaagaagcagcaacAAGGTGATATGTTGGAGAAGAGCAACAAGCACAAGATCGATGAGCTACAT GTGTACAACAAAGAACTGGAACAGGAATGTGATAACTTTGAGGACTGGCTGCACGCATTCAACCTTTACAGAGGAAAGATCGGAGATGACGATGACAACGTGACAGACGAGGAAAGGATTGTTGGAAGATACAAG GGctctctgtgtgtatataaaGTCCCACTTCCAGAGGATGTGACCAAGGAGGTTGGCTTTGACCCTAACTTTGGTATGTTCCAAGGAATCCCAAACAACGATCCAGTCAACGTACTAGTCAGAGTGTATGTGGTCAGG GCCACAGATCTGCACCCTGCTGACATCAATGGAAAAGCTGACCCCTATGTTGTTATCAAACTAGGGAAAACTGAAATCAAAGACAAAGAAAACTACATTTCTAAACAGCTAAACCCCATTTTTGGAAA gtCCTTCGATATTGAAGCCACCTTCCCGATGGAGTCCATGCTTACAGTCTCGGTCTATGACTGGGATTTAGTTGGATCTGACGATCTCATTGGGGAAACAAAGATTGACCTGGAGAATCGATACTACAGCAAGCAAAGGGCAACCTGCGGCATCGCACAGAGTTATTCCAT CCATGGATACAATGTCTGGAGGGACCCCATGAAGCCCACCCAGATCCTGACGAAGCTCTGTAAAGAGGGCAAGGTGGATGGACCTCACTTTGGACCAGGAGGGAGAGTTAAAGTGGCAAACAGGGTGTTCTTGGGACCAACTGAGCTCGAAGATGAAAATG GGCTGAAGAAGCAGACAGATGAGCACCTGGCCCTGATTGCCCTCCAGCACTGGGAGGACATCCCTCGCGTCGGCTGTAAACTTATTCCAGAGCATGTGGAGACCAGGCCTCTCCTCAACCCTGACAAGCCAGGGATCGAGCAG GGGCGTGTTGAGATGTGGGTGGACATGTTCCCCATGGATATGCCAGCGCCAGGGCCTGCCATTGACATCTCACCCAGGAAACCAAAGAA TTATGAGCTGCGTGTTATTATTTGGAACACTGATGAAGTAGTACTAGAAGATGATGCTTTCATGACAGGAGAGAAGATGTCTGACATCTATGTCAGGGG CTGGCTGAAGGGACAGCAGGAGGACAAACAGGACACTGACGTCCACTATCACTCACTGACCGGCGAAGGAAACTTCAACTGGCGTTATATCTTTCCCTTTGACTATCTGCTTGCTGAGGAGAAGATTGTCATCTCCAAGAAGGAGTCCATGTTCTCCTGGGATGAGACTGAGTATAAGATCCCCGCCCGGCTCACCCTGCAAGTGTGGGACGCGGATCACTTCTCTGCTGACGACTTCCTAG GGGCAATCGAACTAGACCTGAACCGATTTCCTCGGGGGGCTAAAACAGCAAAGCAGTGCTCTATAGACATGGTGCTGAATGAGCAGGAGCTGCCTACTATTTCCATCTTCAAACAGAAAAGGGTCAAGGGCTGGTGGCCCTTTGTAGCCCGGAACGAGAATGATGAAATGGAACTCACG GGTAAAGTGGAGGCAGAGCTCCAACTCTTAACTGCAGAAGAAGCTGAGAAGAGCCCCGCCGGTCTAGCCCGTAACGAGCCAGAGCCCTTGGAGAAACCAAA